One window of Peteryoungia desertarenae genomic DNA carries:
- a CDS encoding superoxide dismutase family protein yields the protein MKKAAFAVGLSLACASSVAAQEATVSPDVARAAFINASGEPIGTATLVEMPNGVLIQARLANIPEGPHGFHIHETRSCNVDDAFKSAGGHFAPDGNEHGFAVENGPHAGDLANQTAMADGTMIVETFAANLSLTEGDHALLDDDGSALVVHSTADDYRSQPSGASGDRIACGVIEQQ from the coding sequence ATGAAAAAAGCAGCTTTCGCTGTCGGTCTTTCGCTAGCGTGTGCGTCGTCAGTCGCAGCCCAGGAAGCGACCGTCAGTCCGGATGTAGCGCGTGCAGCCTTCATCAATGCATCAGGTGAACCCATCGGAACAGCGACACTGGTCGAAATGCCAAACGGCGTTTTGATCCAGGCGCGCCTCGCGAATATCCCTGAAGGTCCCCATGGCTTCCATATCCATGAAACGCGAAGCTGCAATGTGGACGATGCCTTCAAGTCTGCCGGAGGACACTTCGCTCCGGACGGAAACGAACACGGCTTTGCGGTCGAGAATGGGCCGCATGCCGGCGACTTGGCCAACCAGACCGCCATGGCGGATGGTACCATGATCGTTGAGACCTTTGCGGCGAACCTCTCCCTGACAGAGGGCGACCATGCCCTTCTGGATGATGACGGATCGGCGCTTGTTGTTCACTCGACAGCAGACGATTACCGCAGCCAACCATCCGGAGCCTCCGGCGACCGGATCGCCTGCGGCGTAAT